AGCGGGTACTCGCCGCGGCGAAACTCGGCGAGGCCGGGCTTCCCGTCGGCCGCCGTACTCACCGCATAGCCCTCCAGGCTGAGCCGCTCGGCGAGCAGGCGGGAGAACTGGGCTCCCTCGAGGATACTGGCCCACGCGATTGCGTTCATGCCATAGGTTGTGCCGCGGAAATTGTGTCAATCAGGTTCGCTCGGCTTCGCCCGCTGCCGATGGCCATCGTCTCAGGTAGCGTACCTGAGTCGATGCCCGCGGTTGATGCTCAGGGCCGGCGTCCTCTCGTCGCCTGTGTAGATTCGAACCCAAACCGGCTCGATCTCGATGCGGCTCGGGAACCGACGGGCCGCGAGCAGCTCCGTAGCCGTATAGAGGTGGTCGGCCAGGCCCTTGAGCATCGCTGGGCTCTCCGGCGGGCCTTTCTCCCAGCGCCGCTTCACCAGGTTCCGCCAGACGAGCAGGATCGCCAGCCGCAGCGAGGAACCGTTGCGCCGCTTCGACCAGGCGATCGTCTCCCGGCGGTGGTTCGCACTGCTATGGCGGATCAAGAGGTCCAGCAAGTTGACCTCGAAGAGGGGGTTGTGCGTGTCCCGGCGCTCGGTCGACGAGGTCACCCGATGAACAGCCGAGCAGCCGAGCCCACGCAAGGCGCGCGGGTAGGCCGGATGCTCGTCCGAGCGCAGCTGCAACCGCGCGCAGCACTTCGCCAGGATCTGCAGCAGGTCGCCCATGCCGCGCTCGATGGCCTTCGGGTCCGGTCGCCCGAGTTGGGCCTCGAGTTCAGCGCGTCGCCGCTTCTGGTCGGGTCGCATGCGGCCCTTACGCCGCAGCGGACTCGTCGTGAAGCCGAGGCCGAAGCTGGTCTCGACCTCGACGGCCAGGTTGTGGTGGAAGGGAAAGTACTGGCTGTACTCGAAGGACTCGAAGCCGTCGACGGCGACGGGGCCCTCGATCCGACACTGCGCGAGCAGCTCCTGGTGGAGGAGCAGGCAGTGGCGTCCCAGACGCTCGAGCTGGCGATCGACGGTGCTGGGGGCGACGGCGAGCTCGCGGGCGATCTGGCGGTTGGCCATGGCACCGACGGTCTTCATGAAGAGCTGGGGCAGGACGTCCGGGCGCTTGAGCCAGTAGCCAGTGCTGAAGGTCTGTGTACTGAAGCTGCGGCGGCAGGCCCGGCACTGGAAACGCTGGATGCGGTGAGGCCGGAGCTGTCGCCAGTAGTAGCCGTGGCGTTTCCAGGGCCAGTCGGCGGCGAAGTCGCGGTGATAGCGGCAGTTGGGATTGGGGCAGAAGGGCGGCTGCCAGGTGGCGTTCGGTGCAGGTAGCGTGAGCATGCCCGGGCAGGGGCAGCTGCCGTACCAGGCACACTCTCCGCGGTACAACCTACAACTTTGACCGAACCCTCGCGCGCGGCGGCTTGTCTCACTCTCGTTGGGCGCCCTGAAACCCCGCGGCGCCCTCTGCGCTAGGTGCCGGCGGCTTCCCCGCCACCCCCGCTCGAGAGGTCCCTGATGCGACGTCTGCTCCCCCTTGCTGCGGCCGTCCTCCTGCCTGTTCTCGTGGAGACGATCCCCGCCAAACCCATCGACCCCGGCCTGCCCAGCCGCTACCCCCGCCGCAGCTACGAGACCCAGCACTGCGGCAGCGGCTGCCCGAAGCTCGACGGCCGGCTCGACGACGCCTGCTGGAGTCTCGTCGAATGGGCGAGCGACTTCGTCCAGTGGC
This genomic interval from bacterium contains the following:
- a CDS encoding response regulator, which produces MNAIAWASILEGAQFSRLLAERLSLEGYAVSTAADGKPGLAEFRRGEYPLVILDIILPDMEGLETLHELPRLLAEAP
- a CDS encoding IS1 family transposase, translating into MLTLPAPNATWQPPFCPNPNCRYHRDFAADWPWKRHGYYWRQLRPHRIQRFQCRACRRSFSTQTFSTGYWLKRPDVLPQLFMKTVGAMANRQIARELAVAPSTVDRQLERLGRHCLLLHQELLAQCRIEGPVAVDGFESFEYSQYFPFHHNLAVEVETSFGLGFTTSPLRRKGRMRPDQKRRRAELEAQLGRPDPKAIERGMGDLLQILAKCCARLQLRSDEHPAYPRALRGLGCSAVHRVTSSTERRDTHNPLFEVNLLDLLIRHSSANHRRETIAWSKRRNGSSLRLAILLVWRNLVKRRWEKGPPESPAMLKGLADHLYTATELLAARRFPSRIEIEPVWVRIYTGDERTPALSINRGHRLRYAT